In Elephas maximus indicus isolate mEleMax1 chromosome 15, mEleMax1 primary haplotype, whole genome shotgun sequence, the following are encoded in one genomic region:
- the LOC126059028 gene encoding lymphocyte antigen 6H isoform X2 has product MPKRWVKARPNQDPEACDPEDPGLSPLSQALPSMLPAAMKGLGLALLAALLWSAPAHGLWCQDCTLTTNSSHCTPKQCQPSDTVCASVRITDPSSSRKDHSVNKMCASSCDFVKRHFFSDYLMGFINTGVLKVDVDCCEKDLCNGAAGAGGSPWALAGGFLLSLGPALLWAGP; this is encoded by the exons GCCTGCGACCCCGAGGACCCCGGCCTGTCGCCCCTCTCCCAGGCCCTTCCAAGCATGCTGCCCGCCGCCATGAAGGGCCTCGGCCTGGCGCTGCTGGCTGCCCTGCTGTGGTCAGCGCCCG CTCATGGCCTGTGGTGCCAGGACTGCACGCTGACCACCAACTCCAGCCACTGCACCCCGAAGCAGTGCCAGCCCTCGGACACCGTCTGTGCCAGTGTGCGCATCACCGACCCCAGCAGCA GCAGGAAGGACCACTCTGTGAACAAGATGTGTGCCTCGTCCTGTGACTTCGTGAAGCGTCACTTTTTCTCAGACTATCTGATGGGATTCATCAACACCGGGGTCTTGAAAGTGGATGTGGACTGCTGTGAGAAGGATCTGTGCAACGGGGCAGCGGGGGCTGGGGGCAGCCCCTGGGCCCTGGCTGGGGGTTTCCTCCTCAGCCTGGGGCCTGCCCTCCTCTGGGCTGGGCCCTGA
- the LOC126059028 gene encoding lymphocyte antigen 6H isoform X4, translated as MLPAAMKGLGLALLAALLWSAPAHGLWCQDCTLTTNSSHCTPKQCQPSDTVCASVRITDPSSSRKDHSVNKMCASSCDFVKRHFFSDYLMGFINTGVLKVDVDCCEKDLCNGAAGAGGSPWALAGGFLLSLGPALLWAGP; from the exons ATGCTGCCCGCCGCCATGAAGGGCCTCGGCCTGGCGCTGCTGGCTGCCCTGCTGTGGTCAGCGCCCG CTCATGGCCTGTGGTGCCAGGACTGCACGCTGACCACCAACTCCAGCCACTGCACCCCGAAGCAGTGCCAGCCCTCGGACACCGTCTGTGCCAGTGTGCGCATCACCGACCCCAGCAGCA GCAGGAAGGACCACTCTGTGAACAAGATGTGTGCCTCGTCCTGTGACTTCGTGAAGCGTCACTTTTTCTCAGACTATCTGATGGGATTCATCAACACCGGGGTCTTGAAAGTGGATGTGGACTGCTGTGAGAAGGATCTGTGCAACGGGGCAGCGGGGGCTGGGGGCAGCCCCTGGGCCCTGGCTGGGGGTTTCCTCCTCAGCCTGGGGCCTGCCCTCCTCTGGGCTGGGCCCTGA
- the LOC126059028 gene encoding lymphocyte antigen 6H isoform X3: MCRFLCGHTFSSHACDPEDPGLSPLSQALPSMLPAAMKGLGLALLAALLWSAPAHGLWCQDCTLTTNSSHCTPKQCQPSDTVCASVRITDPSSSRKDHSVNKMCASSCDFVKRHFFSDYLMGFINTGVLKVDVDCCEKDLCNGAAGAGGSPWALAGGFLLSLGPALLWAGP, encoded by the exons atgtgcaggtttttatgtggacacaCGTTTTCATCTCAT GCCTGCGACCCCGAGGACCCCGGCCTGTCGCCCCTCTCCCAGGCCCTTCCAAGCATGCTGCCCGCCGCCATGAAGGGCCTCGGCCTGGCGCTGCTGGCTGCCCTGCTGTGGTCAGCGCCCG CTCATGGCCTGTGGTGCCAGGACTGCACGCTGACCACCAACTCCAGCCACTGCACCCCGAAGCAGTGCCAGCCCTCGGACACCGTCTGTGCCAGTGTGCGCATCACCGACCCCAGCAGCA GCAGGAAGGACCACTCTGTGAACAAGATGTGTGCCTCGTCCTGTGACTTCGTGAAGCGTCACTTTTTCTCAGACTATCTGATGGGATTCATCAACACCGGGGTCTTGAAAGTGGATGTGGACTGCTGTGAGAAGGATCTGTGCAACGGGGCAGCGGGGGCTGGGGGCAGCCCCTGGGCCCTGGCTGGGGGTTTCCTCCTCAGCCTGGGGCCTGCCCTCCTCTGGGCTGGGCCCTGA